A window of the Terriglobales bacterium genome harbors these coding sequences:
- a CDS encoding efflux RND transporter permease subunit, producing AQNKVNPAGQIGGEPVPQGQQFTYNVRAPGRLPTAEDFNEIVVRAQPDGSVLRLKDVARVDLGSQYYSYLARLGTAGQNKPAQPAALIALYLTPGSNALQTRDNVLKMMDEAKSRFPQGLEYIVALDTTLAVRAGIDEIYKTLLEALVLVILVVYIFLQGWRATLIPLLAVPVSLIGTFVVFPMLGFSINTLSLFGLVLAIGLVVDDAIVVVEAVEHHIEHGLSPHDATVKAMEEVSGPVIAIALILAAVFVPTAFVPGITGQLYKQFAVTIAISVLFSAFNALTLSPALSALLLKPRKPARGPLGAFFRWFNRVFGRATDGYVSWCGHLIHKAGFAFLLLGLLTLGAGFFGKRIPGSFLPDEDQGYLYAGLQLPEASSLQRSSEAAREVEKVLMATPGVEYVSSVMGYSLLSGVNATYSSFFFVSLKPWEERKTPETSYAGIKAHLQRELSKLPGGIAFSFPPPAIPGVGTSGGATFILEDRSGQGIDFLAKNAQLFVSEARKRPELAGVMTTALFGVPQVGVKVDNAKAMTQQIPLNNLYETVQTFMGGSLINFFNRFGLQWQVYVQADGDFRTRAENLGKFYVRNNSGEMVPLSTLTSTYPRSGAEFVMRYNLFNCVQINASAAPGYSSGQAMAALEDVFHKSMPGQMGFDYMGMSYQEQKAAQGISPGVIFGLAFFVVFLIMAAQYESWTLPFSVLLGVPIAVFGAFMTLYFRRLDNDVYAQIGLVMLIGLSAKNAILIVEFAKLEYDKGKPLTEAALTGARLRLRPILMTAFAFILGCVPLWTASGAGAVSRQVLGTTVIGGMLAASIIAIFFIPVSFDVVERFGHWIGGKKKEPHPVAVVPEAAAGDD from the coding sequence GGCCCAAAACAAGGTAAATCCCGCCGGCCAGATCGGCGGTGAGCCGGTCCCCCAGGGTCAGCAGTTTACGTACAACGTGCGCGCCCCAGGACGCTTGCCCACAGCTGAGGATTTCAACGAGATTGTCGTCCGCGCCCAGCCCGACGGCTCCGTATTGCGCCTCAAAGACGTGGCGCGCGTGGACTTGGGATCGCAATACTATTCCTACCTCGCCCGCCTGGGAACCGCGGGACAGAATAAGCCCGCCCAGCCTGCGGCTCTGATCGCTCTTTATCTCACCCCCGGCAGCAACGCCCTGCAGACACGAGATAACGTCCTCAAAATGATGGATGAGGCGAAGAGCCGGTTCCCACAAGGACTGGAGTACATCGTAGCGCTCGATACCACCCTCGCCGTCAGGGCGGGCATAGACGAAATCTACAAAACTCTCCTGGAAGCGTTGGTCCTGGTCATCCTCGTCGTCTACATCTTTCTCCAGGGGTGGAGAGCAACGCTGATTCCGCTGCTCGCTGTTCCGGTCTCGTTGATCGGAACCTTTGTCGTTTTTCCGATGCTTGGCTTCTCCATCAACACCCTGTCGCTTTTTGGACTCGTGCTCGCCATTGGACTGGTCGTCGACGATGCCATCGTAGTGGTAGAGGCTGTGGAGCATCACATCGAACACGGACTCTCACCGCACGACGCGACCGTAAAGGCGATGGAGGAGGTTTCCGGACCGGTCATAGCCATCGCCCTCATTTTGGCCGCCGTGTTTGTACCCACGGCTTTCGTTCCCGGTATCACCGGCCAGCTCTATAAGCAATTCGCTGTGACCATCGCAATTTCGGTGCTTTTTTCCGCATTCAACGCTCTTACGCTGAGTCCGGCGCTCTCGGCCTTGCTGCTGAAGCCGAGAAAACCTGCGCGGGGACCTTTGGGAGCATTTTTCCGCTGGTTCAACCGTGTATTCGGGCGCGCCACGGACGGTTATGTGAGCTGGTGCGGGCACCTGATCCACAAAGCCGGCTTTGCCTTCTTGTTGCTCGGTCTCCTGACCCTGGGCGCGGGATTTTTCGGCAAGAGAATCCCCGGAAGCTTTCTGCCCGATGAAGACCAGGGATACCTTTATGCCGGCCTCCAGTTGCCTGAAGCTTCTTCCCTGCAACGCTCTTCCGAAGCTGCCCGCGAAGTCGAGAAAGTGCTGATGGCGACCCCGGGCGTTGAGTATGTCAGCTCCGTTATGGGATACAGCTTGTTGAGCGGTGTCAACGCTACATACAGCTCATTTTTTTTCGTTTCCTTGAAGCCATGGGAGGAACGCAAGACCCCCGAGACCAGCTACGCAGGCATTAAGGCTCATCTGCAGCGAGAGCTCTCCAAGCTTCCCGGGGGAATTGCTTTCTCGTTCCCGCCGCCTGCTATCCCGGGCGTGGGAACCTCGGGCGGCGCAACCTTCATCTTGGAAGACCGTTCTGGACAGGGCATCGATTTCCTAGCCAAGAATGCTCAGCTATTTGTGTCCGAAGCGCGCAAACGCCCCGAACTGGCGGGTGTCATGACTACTGCCCTGTTCGGTGTTCCCCAGGTTGGAGTCAAGGTGGATAACGCCAAGGCTATGACTCAGCAGATCCCGCTCAACAACCTGTACGAAACCGTGCAGACCTTTATGGGCGGATCACTGATCAACTTCTTCAATCGCTTCGGCCTGCAATGGCAGGTTTATGTCCAGGCCGATGGTGATTTCCGCACCAGGGCGGAAAATCTCGGCAAGTTCTATGTTCGGAACAATTCTGGGGAAATGGTGCCGCTGAGTACGTTAACGAGTACTTATCCCCGCAGCGGCGCAGAGTTCGTTATGCGCTACAACCTGTTCAACTGCGTGCAGATTAATGCTTCGGCCGCACCCGGCTATAGTTCCGGGCAGGCCATGGCGGCGCTGGAGGACGTTTTCCATAAGTCAATGCCCGGCCAGATGGGCTTCGATTACATGGGCATGTCGTACCAGGAGCAAAAGGCCGCGCAGGGAATATCGCCCGGTGTGATTTTTGGTCTGGCATTCTTCGTCGTCTTCCTGATCATGGCTGCGCAATATGAGAGCTGGACGCTTCCCTTCAGCGTATTGCTGGGCGTTCCTATTGCCGTCTTCGGCGCCTTTATGACGCTTTACTTCCGGCGCCTCGACAACGATGTGTACGCGCAGATCGGTCTGGTCATGTTGATCGGACTGTCCGCCAAAAATGCCATTCTGATCGTGGAATTCGCCAAGCTCGAATACGACAAGGGCAAGCCCTTGACGGAGGCGGCTCTGACTGGCGCCAGGCTGAGGCTGCGCCCAATCCTGATGACTGCATTTGCTTTCATTCTGGGCTGCGTGCCGCTGTGGACGGCGTCTGGTGCTGGCGCTGTTTCCCGCCAGGTTCTGGGAACGACAGTAATCGGCGGCATGCTCGCGGCTTCGATAATCGCAATATTCTTCATCCCCGTCTCTTTTGATGTCGTTGAACGCTTCGGCCACTGGATTGGAGGCAAGAAGAAAGAACCGCATCCAGTTGCAGTGGTTCCAGAAGCAGCAGCGGGCGATGACTAG
- a CDS encoding efflux transporter outer membrane subunit — protein MITRLSLLAIVLLFLTGCTVGPNYKRPPVTVPDNYRGLAPDAGPQTAASLGEEKWWTVFQDAQLQALIREALVNNYDVRIAAARVLQAQAVLGITRADQYPTISGGASASNVRLPQSKQFPAIETSANQVNLSLFWELDFWGKYRRATESARASLLATEWGQKAVISTLVSNVATAYFQLLELDLEMEISRRTLASRQESLRLVQIRQKGGTTALIDVRQSEQLVYTAAASIPDLERRIEQQENFISILLGKNPAPVTRGKPLVENVILPIVPAGLPSSLLERRPDIQSAEQQLAAANAQIGVAKAQFFPQITLTATAGYQSSALTSLFTGPAGLWNFGGQLAQPIFTGGRLRSNLRLSEAQQQQAVLFYQQSIQSAFREVSDSLVAYRKNQEFRQQQSLVTAAAEDATRLANVRYRGGVTSYLEVLDQDTRYFDAQIALAQADFNERLALVQLYNALGGGWQQ, from the coding sequence ATGATCACCAGGCTCTCGCTCCTCGCGATTGTGCTTCTATTCTTGACAGGATGCACTGTGGGTCCGAACTACAAGCGTCCTCCGGTCACTGTCCCTGATAATTACCGCGGGCTTGCCCCAGATGCTGGCCCGCAGACCGCTGCCTCGCTCGGCGAAGAAAAATGGTGGACGGTTTTCCAGGACGCACAATTGCAGGCCCTGATCCGGGAAGCTCTGGTTAACAACTACGACGTTCGCATCGCCGCTGCCCGTGTTCTGCAGGCTCAGGCCGTCCTCGGCATCACGCGCGCAGATCAATACCCAACGATCTCAGGGGGAGCAAGCGCCTCCAATGTTCGCCTTCCTCAGAGCAAGCAATTCCCCGCTATCGAGACCAGCGCGAACCAGGTCAACCTGTCACTATTTTGGGAACTGGACTTCTGGGGCAAGTACCGCAGGGCTACAGAATCAGCGCGAGCCAGTTTGTTGGCGACCGAGTGGGGCCAGAAGGCCGTGATCTCAACGCTCGTCAGCAATGTGGCCACCGCATATTTCCAGTTACTTGAGCTCGACTTGGAAATGGAGATCTCGCGGCGCACGCTCGCCTCGCGTCAGGAGTCGCTACGCCTGGTTCAGATACGTCAAAAGGGAGGTACGACCGCACTGATCGACGTCCGCCAGTCCGAGCAATTGGTTTATACAGCCGCGGCCTCTATACCTGACCTGGAACGTCGCATTGAACAGCAGGAGAATTTCATCAGCATTTTGCTGGGCAAGAATCCAGCTCCCGTAACTCGCGGAAAACCCTTGGTTGAGAATGTTATTCTGCCAATAGTTCCCGCCGGCCTGCCATCTTCTCTATTGGAGAGGCGGCCTGATATCCAATCCGCAGAGCAGCAACTGGCCGCCGCCAATGCACAGATCGGTGTTGCCAAAGCGCAATTTTTCCCACAGATCACCTTAACTGCTACAGCCGGATATCAGAGTTCAGCCTTAACAAGTCTGTTCACGGGCCCTGCCGGGCTTTGGAATTTCGGGGGACAGTTAGCTCAGCCCATTTTCACCGGTGGTAGGCTCCGTTCCAACCTAAGATTGAGTGAAGCACAGCAGCAGCAAGCCGTCCTCTTTTACCAGCAATCTATCCAGTCCGCTTTTCGCGAGGTTTCGGACTCGCTGGTGGCGTACCGCAAGAATCAGGAATTCCGTCAACAGCAGTCTCTGGTAACCGCCGCGGCGGAAGATGCGACGCGACTCGCCAACGTCCGTTACCGCGGCGGCGTCACCAGCTACCTTGAGGTTTTGGACCAGGATACGCGCTATTTCGATGCTCAAATCGCCCTGGCGCAGGCAGATTTCAACGAACGGCTGGCCTTGGTCCAACTCTACAATGCCCTGGGTGGCGGCTGGCAGCAGTAG
- a CDS encoding DUF3224 domain-containing protein: MAHRATGTFEVKIAPLEPYYKDDKTLTRFSLDKQFHGDLEATSKGEMLSAGNPAASAGAVAMEKVNGRLNGRSGSFVLQHNGTMEDGTPTGWTIVVTPGSGAGELAGIKGKMQIIIEGGKHSYVFDYTLPEK, translated from the coding sequence GTGGCTCACCGCGCCACCGGGACCTTTGAGGTCAAGATCGCGCCGCTCGAACCGTACTACAAAGATGACAAAACGCTCACGCGCTTCTCGCTCGACAAGCAATTCCACGGCGACCTTGAGGCCACCAGCAAGGGAGAGATGCTCAGCGCCGGGAATCCGGCCGCGTCGGCGGGAGCCGTGGCCATGGAGAAGGTCAACGGCAGGTTGAACGGCCGCAGCGGCAGCTTCGTCCTTCAGCACAACGGCACGATGGAAGATGGAACTCCGACTGGCTGGACTATCGTGGTGACACCCGGCTCGGGCGCGGGCGAGCTGGCTGGCATCAAAGGCAAGATGCAGATCATCATTGAAGGTGGCAAGCACTCCTACGTCTTCGACTACACATTGCCGGAAAAGTAG
- a CDS encoding mechanosensitive ion channel family protein encodes MKKRILSLCFTLITCLLLQAVHTLPMVAQQPSPQPTAPNQSAGSRQESVKEEIEQPGQVEVEGRAILTIYEPIGTLTPEERAAAIARRIIFLAGGSASPDSIRLQPRDAWTEIILDNMVIMAVTDADAKAAGKKREQLAFEDEEAIRQAILNYRREHSWRLLMRGILYAAIASVILFLLLWLLRRIRFALRDRVQRRIQASAQVEKKSAWHVSIAYLGPMALALGAFVRWVLILGFIEIYLTVTLGFFSPTREISHTVTGWLLSQLGTMGRAAVDYLPNLLVIAVITLITSYAIRLIRLFFGQIQKGDVKIHGFYPDWAEPTDKLVRLLVLVLALIVAFPYLPGAKSPAFQGISIFLGVLLSLGSSSAVANAIAGIILTYMRSFLAGDWVQIGDTTGEVVEKTLLVTRILTPKAEIITIPNATVMSGSVKNFSVQAKKTGVIFYTTVTIGYDAPWRTVHQLLVSSALATKHVLPQPAPFVLQDRLHDFYVGYELNAYTDAPREMLNIFSELHQNIQDKFNEAGVEICSPHFSSMRDGNTIAIPEQYIPADYKGPGFRLKLVEIDAKNGAALNQIRNSQQTR; translated from the coding sequence ATGAAAAAGCGGATCTTGAGCCTTTGCTTCACGCTGATTACTTGCCTGCTGCTGCAAGCCGTCCACACCTTGCCTATGGTGGCGCAGCAACCCTCTCCGCAGCCAACAGCCCCGAATCAGTCCGCAGGCAGCAGGCAAGAATCCGTGAAGGAGGAGATCGAACAGCCCGGCCAGGTCGAGGTCGAAGGACGTGCCATTCTGACCATATACGAGCCCATTGGCACGCTGACACCCGAGGAGCGCGCGGCTGCTATTGCAAGGCGCATCATCTTTCTGGCCGGAGGTAGCGCCTCTCCAGATTCCATCCGCTTGCAGCCACGGGATGCCTGGACCGAGATCATCCTCGACAACATGGTGATCATGGCAGTTACCGATGCCGACGCCAAGGCCGCCGGCAAGAAACGGGAGCAACTCGCCTTCGAGGACGAGGAGGCCATCCGCCAGGCCATCCTGAATTATCGTCGCGAGCATAGCTGGCGCTTGCTCATGAGGGGGATCCTCTATGCTGCCATCGCTAGCGTCATCTTATTTCTCTTGCTCTGGCTTCTCCGGCGCATACGGTTCGCTCTGCGCGACCGCGTACAACGCCGAATTCAGGCCAGCGCGCAAGTCGAGAAGAAGTCTGCCTGGCATGTTTCCATCGCATATCTCGGTCCGATGGCCCTAGCCCTGGGAGCTTTTGTTCGCTGGGTTCTGATCCTTGGCTTCATTGAAATCTATTTAACGGTGACCCTCGGCTTCTTCTCTCCCACCCGGGAAATATCACACACCGTGACCGGGTGGCTGCTTTCGCAACTGGGCACGATGGGTCGGGCGGCGGTGGATTATCTCCCCAACCTGCTGGTCATCGCCGTAATCACCCTGATCACCAGCTACGCGATTCGCCTGATCCGGTTGTTTTTCGGTCAGATTCAGAAAGGAGATGTCAAAATTCACGGCTTCTACCCTGACTGGGCAGAACCCACCGACAAGCTGGTTCGATTGCTCGTCCTTGTCCTCGCGCTCATTGTCGCCTTTCCCTACCTGCCCGGCGCAAAAAGTCCTGCCTTTCAGGGCATCTCGATATTTCTCGGCGTGCTCCTCTCATTAGGATCATCCTCCGCGGTGGCTAACGCGATCGCCGGAATCATCCTCACTTATATGCGCTCGTTTCTCGCGGGAGACTGGGTTCAGATCGGCGACACCACTGGCGAAGTGGTCGAAAAGACTCTCCTGGTGACCCGCATTCTTACGCCGAAAGCTGAAATCATCACCATCCCCAACGCCACAGTGATGAGTGGGTCGGTGAAGAACTTCAGCGTGCAGGCAAAGAAAACCGGCGTCATCTTTTACACCACGGTCACCATTGGTTATGACGCTCCCTGGAGGACTGTGCACCAGCTACTCGTAAGCTCCGCGCTTGCCACAAAACATGTCTTGCCCCAACCCGCTCCTTTCGTCCTGCAAGACCGATTGCATGACTTCTACGTCGGCTACGAACTCAATGCCTATACCGATGCTCCCCGCGAGATGCTGAACATATTTTCCGAACTCCACCAGAACATCCAGGACAAATTCAATGAGGCGGGAGTAGAGATCTGTTCGCCGCACTTCTCCTCCATGCGGGATGGCAACACCATTGCCATCCCAGAGCAATACATCCCAGCCGACTACAAGGGGCCGGGATTTCGCCTGAAATTGGTTGAAATCGACGCGAAGAATGGCGCCGCGCTCAACCAGATCCGCAACTCGCAGCAGACTCGCTAG
- the ppk2 gene encoding polyphosphate kinase 2: MANNETKNETKNGADGLSNKQYMKELRRLQAELCKLQDWVKYKGLRVIVVFEGRDAAGKGGTIRALTERVSPRIFRAVALPAPSDREKTQMYMQRYMHQFPAAGEIVIFDRSWYNRAGVEHVMGFCTKEQHRRFLDLCPLMEKTILDAGIILIKYWLEVGKKEQQRRFEARIKDPLRQWKLSPMDLESFRRWYDYSRARDMMLKATDSKHAPWYIVRSDDKKKARLNCISHFLSLIPYKKVPREKVKLPARENAGHYDDQASLKGRRFIPEKY; the protein is encoded by the coding sequence ATGGCCAACAATGAGACCAAGAATGAAACCAAGAATGGTGCCGATGGCTTAAGCAATAAGCAGTACATGAAGGAGCTCAGGCGCCTTCAGGCGGAGCTATGCAAACTTCAGGATTGGGTCAAATACAAGGGCCTGCGTGTGATCGTCGTGTTTGAGGGCCGCGATGCCGCCGGCAAGGGCGGCACCATACGCGCCCTCACCGAACGCGTCAGCCCACGGATATTTCGTGCGGTCGCACTACCGGCTCCCTCCGACCGCGAAAAAACTCAGATGTACATGCAGCGCTACATGCACCAGTTTCCCGCAGCCGGCGAGATCGTGATCTTTGACCGCAGTTGGTACAACCGGGCTGGCGTAGAACATGTGATGGGGTTCTGCACCAAGGAACAGCATCGCCGTTTTCTCGATCTTTGCCCGCTGATGGAAAAGACCATCCTCGATGCCGGCATCATTCTCATCAAATATTGGCTAGAAGTGGGGAAAAAGGAACAGCAACGCCGCTTCGAGGCGCGTATCAAGGACCCCCTACGCCAGTGGAAGCTGAGCCCCATGGACCTGGAATCCTTTCGCCGCTGGTATGACTACTCGCGCGCACGCGACATGATGCTGAAAGCCACCGACAGCAAGCACGCTCCCTGGTACATCGTTCGCTCCGACGATAAGAAGAAGGCTCGGCTCAACTGCATCTCACATTTTTTGAGTCTGATCCCCTACAAGAAAGTTCCGCGAGAGAAGGTGAAATTGCCGGCGCGGGAGAACGCAGGCCACTACGACGATCAAGCCTCACTCAAGGGAAGGCGCTTCATTCCTGAGAAATACTGA
- a CDS encoding SulP family inorganic anion transporter: protein MTTDSGEHTGWREHFSAAVPIVRWLPHYQTNWIGSDFIAGLTLAAYAIPVSLAYASLAGLPSQAGLYCYLLGGLGYAVFGTSRQLAIGPTSAISILIGSALGTLAAGDALRQSHLAMAVAILAGFIGVLAWALRLGNIANFVSETVLSGFKVGAGLVIASTQLPKLFGISTGGNNFFTRIIELTRHLRETNPATLTVGLAALVLLILGDRLLPSRPIALFVVALSIAAMSFFPLATYGVNTVGAIPQGLPHLGWPAVQWGEVDELLGLALACFLLSYVESISVVRTFGLKHGYPVSADQELLALGIANLAAGMGQGYPLAGGMSQSAVNEKGGAKTPLALVFASVSIAIVLLFLTGLMHNLPQPVLAAVVLIAVGALIKPAELRHLQRVSKLEFWVAMVATLGVLFFGILKGVLLAAIFSLIMLLKRASHPRVATLGRIPGTDRFVDSSRYPESEMIPGVLILRVESGLFYFNSENVKKQVLASMRNREVVKLVVIDLSTSANIDLAGVRMLSELHAELEQAGATLELAEVHGVVRDLSQAEGLHHRIRGIDQRLGVPALIQRWGQEPNRVSTCA from the coding sequence ATGACCACCGATTCAGGTGAACACACCGGCTGGCGCGAGCACTTCAGCGCAGCTGTTCCCATTGTTCGCTGGCTGCCTCACTACCAGACGAACTGGATCGGTTCCGACTTTATCGCGGGGCTGACGCTCGCCGCCTATGCCATTCCGGTTTCGCTGGCTTACGCCTCTCTCGCCGGTTTGCCATCCCAGGCCGGCTTGTATTGCTATCTCCTTGGAGGCCTCGGTTATGCCGTTTTCGGAACATCGCGACAACTGGCAATCGGGCCAACCTCTGCCATTTCGATTCTAATCGGCTCCGCTCTGGGCACGCTCGCTGCTGGTGATGCGTTGCGCCAAAGTCACCTAGCGATGGCAGTCGCCATTCTCGCGGGATTCATCGGAGTCTTAGCTTGGGCGCTGCGCCTCGGCAATATTGCCAACTTTGTCTCCGAAACTGTCCTCAGCGGCTTCAAAGTCGGAGCTGGCCTGGTTATTGCTTCCACTCAATTGCCGAAGTTGTTCGGGATCAGCACTGGAGGCAACAACTTTTTCACGCGCATTATTGAACTCACGCGGCATTTGAGAGAAACCAACCCGGCTACGCTCACCGTTGGACTGGCGGCGCTTGTGCTTCTCATACTCGGTGATCGCTTGTTGCCGAGCCGCCCGATTGCACTATTCGTGGTCGCACTGTCAATCGCCGCAATGTCCTTCTTCCCCTTGGCCACTTACGGTGTCAACACAGTAGGCGCAATTCCTCAAGGGCTTCCGCACCTGGGTTGGCCGGCGGTGCAGTGGGGGGAGGTAGACGAACTCCTTGGGCTTGCTCTGGCCTGCTTCCTGTTGTCGTACGTCGAAAGTATTTCGGTAGTCCGAACTTTTGGCCTCAAGCATGGATATCCCGTCAGTGCTGACCAGGAGTTGCTCGCTCTCGGTATCGCCAATCTGGCGGCAGGAATGGGCCAGGGTTATCCCCTCGCGGGCGGGATGTCTCAGTCAGCAGTCAACGAGAAAGGTGGCGCGAAGACCCCGCTGGCCTTGGTCTTTGCCTCCGTCAGCATCGCTATCGTTTTGCTGTTTCTGACCGGACTCATGCACAACCTGCCTCAACCCGTTCTTGCCGCCGTCGTGCTTATCGCTGTTGGAGCACTCATCAAGCCCGCTGAACTCCGCCATTTGCAGCGGGTTAGCAAACTGGAGTTCTGGGTAGCAATGGTCGCCACGCTCGGAGTCCTTTTCTTTGGCATTCTCAAAGGCGTACTGCTGGCCGCCATCTTTTCCCTGATCATGCTTTTGAAACGCGCCTCCCATCCGAGGGTTGCCACGTTGGGACGCATACCTGGCACAGATCGCTTCGTCGATTCCTCCCGCTATCCGGAGAGCGAAATGATTCCCGGCGTCTTGATCCTGCGCGTGGAATCGGGGCTGTTCTACTTCAACTCTGAGAATGTGAAGAAACAGGTGCTAGCGAGCATGCGCAACCGCGAGGTGGTCAAGCTTGTCGTAATAGACCTCTCGACTTCAGCAAATATCGACCTGGCTGGGGTACGCATGCTGTCTGAATTGCACGCCGAACTGGAACAAGCCGGAGCCACGCTGGAACTCGCTGAAGTGCACGGAGTTGTTCGTGATCTGTCGCAAGCCGAGGGGCTGCACCACCGCATTCGGGGTATTGACCAGAGACTAGGCGTACCCGCACTGATTCAGCGTTGGGGGCAAGAACCGAATCGGGTGAGCACCTGTGCCTGA
- a CDS encoding VIT1/CCC1 transporter family protein codes for MPEDCGTSSKRILNPMERVAEILFGLIMVLTITCSFSIGEAGQGDVRNMLIGALGCNLAWGFIDAVMYWMACFSTRGQGILALRAVRSAAGPEEAHHIIAGAMPPLLASVVSPAQFESMRQKLTQLTEPPERPRLTKQDWLGGVGVFLLVLLATLPVVLPFAVVREGRRALRISNAIAIVMLFLSGYVFGRYAGHSPWRMGLLMVIVGSAMVGITIALGG; via the coding sequence GTGCCTGAAGACTGCGGCACATCGAGCAAGCGCATCCTCAACCCCATGGAGCGGGTCGCGGAAATCCTCTTCGGGCTGATCATGGTCCTGACCATTACCTGTTCGTTCAGTATTGGGGAAGCGGGCCAGGGCGACGTTCGCAACATGCTCATCGGGGCCCTGGGCTGCAATCTGGCGTGGGGCTTTATCGACGCGGTCATGTATTGGATGGCCTGCTTCAGTACTCGCGGACAGGGCATACTTGCACTTCGAGCAGTCCGCAGTGCTGCCGGACCCGAGGAAGCACATCACATCATTGCCGGCGCGATGCCACCTTTGCTGGCGTCGGTTGTCTCTCCGGCGCAATTCGAGTCGATGCGACAAAAATTGACGCAATTGACCGAACCGCCGGAGCGTCCTCGGCTAACCAAACAAGATTGGTTGGGCGGTGTGGGGGTATTCCTGCTCGTTCTCTTAGCCACCCTGCCGGTGGTGCTTCCCTTTGCTGTGGTCAGGGAAGGCCGGCGAGCCCTGCGCATCTCCAACGCAATTGCGATTGTGATGCTTTTTCTGAGTGGCTATGTATTCGGCCGGTACGCCGGACATAGTCCATGGAGAATGGGGCTGTTGATGGTGATTGTAGGCAGCGCAATGGTCGGGATCACCATTGCGCTAGGAGGCTAG
- a CDS encoding DUF4136 domain-containing protein, with protein MKRLSLISIALLFFLASSAVGQDVRYNYDKNADFSKFKTYKWVTLKDANKVNDLVDQQIKSTIDAELAKKGLSKTDSDSADLYVGYQAGVGQEKQFTSYNTDWGYGPGWYRGGWYGGGGGMTTGQTSTIYIGQLAVDMYDSKGHDLAWRGIASKTIDTKAKPDKQQKNLTKAVAKLLKNFPPPVKK; from the coding sequence ATGAAGCGACTTTCCCTCATCTCAATCGCGCTGCTCTTTTTCCTGGCGAGTAGCGCAGTCGGCCAGGATGTTCGCTACAACTACGATAAGAATGCCGATTTCTCCAAGTTCAAAACCTACAAATGGGTGACCCTAAAAGACGCAAACAAGGTCAACGATCTGGTCGATCAACAGATCAAGTCGACCATAGACGCGGAGCTGGCCAAGAAAGGCCTGTCAAAAACCGATTCGGACAGTGCAGATCTTTACGTTGGTTACCAGGCCGGCGTGGGCCAGGAGAAGCAGTTCACCTCCTACAATACCGATTGGGGATACGGTCCTGGCTGGTATCGCGGAGGATGGTACGGCGGTGGAGGCGGGATGACCACCGGTCAGACTTCCACTATCTATATTGGCCAGCTGGCCGTGGACATGTATGACTCAAAGGGTCATGACTTAGCGTGGCGAGGTATCGCCAGCAAAACCATCGATACTAAAGCCAAGCCAGACAAACAGCAGAAAAACCTGACCAAGGCGGTAGCGAAGCTGCTAAAGAACTTCCCCCCGCCTGTGAAGAAATAA
- a CDS encoding response regulator transcription factor → MPANRPRILIADDHNLVAELCKKLLESEYEVVGTVSNGRALVRRAAELQPNLIVIDIAMPVLNGLDAGQQIKEQMPAVKLVFLTMNPDPEVAAEAFRRGGSGYLLKTCAGAELLTAVREVLRGNTYMSRTLPKDTINYLRRQDTRKVEEDARLTERQREVLQLLAEGKVMKEVGDILNMTTRTVAFHKYRIMEVLGAKSNAELVRYAVRNHIIAA, encoded by the coding sequence ATGCCAGCCAATCGCCCTCGCATTCTTATCGCAGACGATCACAACCTCGTTGCTGAGCTGTGCAAAAAGCTACTCGAATCCGAATATGAGGTGGTCGGCACCGTAAGCAATGGACGTGCCCTGGTTCGTAGAGCTGCGGAGTTGCAACCCAACCTTATTGTCATCGATATCGCCATGCCCGTCCTCAATGGTCTGGATGCCGGGCAGCAGATCAAGGAACAGATGCCGGCGGTCAAGCTGGTGTTCCTAACCATGAACCCCGATCCCGAAGTCGCCGCCGAAGCCTTCCGTCGCGGTGGTTCCGGCTATTTGCTCAAAACCTGTGCTGGTGCGGAATTGTTGACTGCCGTCCGTGAAGTGCTTCGAGGAAACACCTACATGTCGCGGACGCTGCCCAAGGACACCATCAATTACCTGCGCCGGCAGGATACCCGCAAGGTGGAAGAAGACGCTCGCCTGACAGAAAGGCAACGCGAGGTCTTGCAGTTACTGGCGGAAGGAAAAGTAATGAAGGAAGTCGGCGACATTCTCAACATGACCACCAGGACCGTAGCCTTTCACAAGTATCGGATCATGGAAGTACTTGGCGCCAAGAGTAATGCCGAGCTGGTGCGCTATGCGGTCAGAAACCACATAATCGCTGCCTGA